The DNA region CGGGGTACATAAATACAATAACAGGCTATGATTCTCCTAATAGACAACAtgttggtggtgctggtggtggtggggtaAAGTGTCATCGGCACGTGCCGCAGATTGAGATGGATGACGGCAAATCGACTGATGGGAATCACTTCAAATTGGACAGGTGGTAGCAATTTTCTAATGacagaagaaagaaaaatgaaaggCATACAAGAATATGGCAACGACGATATCTAGGCTAGAGGCAAGATAAATGCTCACGAATACATTTCAAAGAAGGTCAGCTTGAACACCTGCGCAGCCTATcgcaattacaacaacaataacaacaacaatcttGTGTCGATTTTCCGCGAAACATCTTTATCAATATTGGTCAACAAAGTTGGCGAATATATATGAAAGGCAAAGCATTCATATCGCTAAAAGCGTCAAATACCTCGCACCACCTCGCTCCAAGCCATGAAAGTGTCTGGCTAATCTCTCAATCAATCGCAGCTGACCATCTGGAACTTGAAGGACTATATTGGATTTCCGATAAGCTGATTGATCTTGTCAATTATAGACACATAAGTAGGCCATTTCTCCATTTGTCTCAACATTTCAAACACTTTGAactcagtttgtttttgtattttctagGGATAAAACCGATTCTTAACCAAAACAATagaaaaaccacaaaaaaaaaaacaaccaaaattttctacattaaaatttttaacctTTAGGTTATATAAAGGAGAGGAAAACATAACGTTTTTTTAGTTCATTAAATtgtagtgtttttttttaagtaaatgTTTTGGTAAAAGTTTCGGCATCTTTagctttataaattttaacgtTCTCTCCCCCCTCTCCGCACTGATGGTGATCATGTCAACTCTAAGGGCGAAAACATGCGAGAAATCTTCGCTGTCTACTATCGAGGAATATGAGCTTAGTCAGTGGCTAATGCAAAATGATGTTAACCCGGCCAAATTGCGGCGCACTTTTACCGATGTTCTGCCCCTGGCACGTCTACTCTCACGCTACTTTCCCGGACTGGTGGATGTTAACTTCTATCCGGCCCGTAATAGTGTGCGCAGCAAACTGGACAACTGGGAGCAATTCAATAAGCGAGTGCTAAGCAAA from Drosophila willistoni isolate 14030-0811.24 chromosome XL unlocalized genomic scaffold, UCI_dwil_1.1 Seg141, whole genome shotgun sequence includes:
- the LOC124460512 gene encoding sperm flagellar protein 1-like, translated to MVIMSTLRAKTCEKSSLSTIEEYELSQWLMQNDVNPAKLRRTFTDVLPLARLLSRYFPGLVDVNFYPARNSVRSKLDNWEQFNKRVLSKLGVHMTRDEMDRVARSVPGSIELLLFSIMNASSSRKSRINF